In Halopseudomonas nanhaiensis, a single window of DNA contains:
- a CDS encoding ParA family protein, with product MRVWAVANQKGGVGKTTSAVALAGLLADQGQRVLVVDLDPHGSMTSYFGHDPDTLTKSVFNLFQHQGQVPEGLAEALLLDTSHENIRLMPSSTSLATLERQSAAQGGFGLVISRALAQLWEDYQFVIIDSPPLLGVSMINALAACEQLIIPVQTEFLALKGLERMVHTLDMVNRSRKQALPYTIVPTLFDRRTQASLSTLRFLRRDYADHLWQAFIPIDTKLRDASLAGVVPSRLEATARGVLAYRALLRYLLAQSLPSKEQVA from the coding sequence ATGAGAGTCTGGGCCGTAGCCAATCAGAAAGGTGGCGTGGGTAAGACCACGAGCGCGGTGGCGCTGGCTGGCCTGTTGGCGGACCAGGGTCAGCGCGTGCTGGTGGTCGATCTCGACCCGCATGGGTCGATGACCAGCTACTTCGGTCATGATCCGGATACTCTCACCAAGAGCGTGTTCAATCTGTTCCAGCATCAGGGACAGGTACCAGAGGGGCTCGCCGAGGCGCTGCTGCTCGACACCTCGCACGAGAACATCCGGCTCATGCCTTCCAGTACATCGCTGGCCACGCTCGAGCGGCAGTCCGCAGCACAGGGCGGGTTCGGTCTGGTGATCTCACGCGCCCTGGCGCAGCTGTGGGAGGACTATCAGTTCGTGATCATCGACAGCCCGCCGCTGCTGGGCGTCTCCATGATCAATGCGCTCGCGGCCTGCGAGCAGCTGATTATCCCGGTGCAGACCGAATTTCTCGCCCTCAAGGGCCTGGAGCGCATGGTTCACACGCTGGACATGGTGAACCGTTCCCGCAAGCAGGCGCTGCCCTATACCATCGTGCCGACGCTGTTCGACCGACGTACCCAGGCCTCGCTGAGCACGCTGCGGTTCCTGCGTCGTGATTACGCCGATCATCTGTGGCAGGCGTTCATCCCGATCGACACCAAGCTGCGCGATGCGAGTCTCGCCGGGGTGGTGCCGTCGCGGCTGGAGGCCACGGCCCGCGGGGTGCTGGCCTATCGTGCCTTGTTGCGATACCTGCTGGCACAATCGCTGCCGAGCAAGGAGCAGGTAGCCTAA